The following are from one region of the Chloroflexota bacterium genome:
- a CDS encoding MFS transporter codes for MKPFNPARRTFYHGWAILGALSLTETVSWGIVYYGFSVFLPSIEKEFQWTRAETTGAFSLALLISGLAAIPVGRFLDRHGSRGLMTAGSIAATVLLALLSQINSLPAFYAIWAALGLTMAAILYDPAFTVLAQWFARHRSRAMTILTLFAGLASTIFNPLNNWIIQQQGWRMALLTLSLVLGVLTIAPHAFILRRRPADLGLRPDGDGVPPPAAPGKPTAAHAPSVTASEALQSATFWSLAVALVLTTLASITLSVHLIPYLLEKGYPSDFAALSVGLIGFMQIPGRLFFAPLMRFLPRRAVMVTIALMQGGAVVLLALTSDLTGVLLFVAFFGMANGMSTLVRASSLAEYFGPANYGTISGWVGLFTTLARAAGPLGAGLMYTAFHGYLPVFWTLAGAALISAVAFYMADAWWRLRT; via the coding sequence ATGAAGCCGTTCAATCCCGCGCGCCGCACGTTCTATCATGGCTGGGCGATCCTCGGCGCGCTGTCGCTGACCGAGACCGTTTCGTGGGGCATCGTCTACTACGGATTTTCCGTCTTTCTGCCATCGATTGAAAAGGAGTTCCAGTGGACGCGCGCGGAGACGACCGGCGCATTCTCGCTGGCGCTGCTGATCTCCGGCCTCGCCGCGATTCCGGTCGGGCGCTTCCTCGACCGGCACGGCTCGCGCGGGCTGATGACCGCCGGCTCCATCGCCGCGACCGTCCTGCTGGCGCTGCTCTCGCAGATCAACAGCCTGCCGGCCTTCTATGCCATCTGGGCCGCGCTCGGCCTGACGATGGCGGCGATCCTGTACGATCCGGCGTTCACCGTGCTGGCGCAATGGTTTGCGCGCCACCGCAGCCGGGCCATGACGATCCTGACGCTGTTCGCCGGGCTGGCCAGCACCATCTTCAACCCGCTCAACAACTGGATCATCCAGCAGCAGGGCTGGCGCATGGCGTTGCTGACGCTGTCGCTCGTGCTCGGCGTGCTGACCATCGCACCGCACGCGTTTATCCTGCGCCGCCGTCCCGCCGACCTCGGGCTGCGGCCCGACGGCGACGGCGTGCCGCCGCCCGCCGCGCCGGGCAAGCCCACGGCTGCGCATGCACCGAGCGTGACGGCCTCCGAGGCGCTGCAGAGCGCGACGTTCTGGTCGCTGGCCGTCGCGCTGGTGCTGACCACGCTCGCATCGATCACCTTGAGCGTTCACCTGATCCCGTATTTGCTGGAGAAAGGCTATCCGAGCGATTTCGCCGCACTGTCGGTCGGGCTGATCGGGTTCATGCAGATACCAGGGCGGCTGTTCTTTGCGCCGCTGATGCGCTTCCTGCCGCGCCGCGCGGTCATGGTCACCATCGCGCTGATGCAGGGTGGCGCGGTGGTGCTGCTGGCACTGACGAGCGACCTGACCGGTGTGCTGCTATTCGTCGCGTTTTTCGGCATGGCCAACGGCATGTCCACGCTGGTGCGCGCGTCGTCGCTGGCCGAGTACTTCGGCCCGGCCAACTACGGCACGATCAGCGGGTGGGTTGGGCTGTTCACGACGCTGGCGCGCGCCGCCGGCCCGCTGGGCGCGGGCCTGATGTATACGGCGTTCCACGGCTATCTGCCGGTCTTCTGGACGCTGGCCGGGGCCGCGCTCATCTCGGCCGTGGCGTTCTATATGGCCGACGCGTGGTGGCGGTTGCGCACATAA
- a CDS encoding nicotinate phosphoribosyltransferase, whose product MTEPDISRALDPARADIYFARALDTLRAAGRDAVAVMEIFAGRAGLLCGMDEVHALLRRVLPAGAEIWSLLEGEPIAAREVVLRIRAPYAAYGLYETAMLGILASESGWATAARAIVDAAAPAPVTMFGARHVHPDVSARMEYAAIIGGCATSATPAGAALAGKAAAGTMPHALVLLMGDTLDAARAFDAAMGADVPRIVLVDTFKDEAEEALRIAAAMGERLWGVRLDTPSERGRVTPELVKEVRARLDQAGHRRVKLFVSGGLDLARVLLLKSQGAPIDGYGVGSAISGAPAIDFTGDIKEIDGQPVAKRGRIPGLSDTPRLRRITLNG is encoded by the coding sequence ATGACCGAACCCGACATCAGCCGCGCGCTCGACCCGGCGCGCGCCGACATCTACTTCGCGCGCGCACTTGACACGCTGCGCGCCGCCGGCCGCGACGCCGTCGCCGTCATGGAGATCTTCGCCGGCCGCGCCGGCCTGCTGTGCGGCATGGACGAGGTGCACGCGCTGTTGCGCCGCGTGCTGCCGGCCGGCGCCGAAATCTGGTCGCTGCTGGAAGGCGAGCCGATCGCCGCGCGCGAGGTCGTGCTGCGCATCCGCGCGCCGTACGCCGCCTACGGTCTGTACGAGACAGCGATGCTCGGCATCCTCGCCAGCGAGAGCGGCTGGGCGACCGCCGCCCGCGCGATCGTGGACGCGGCCGCGCCCGCGCCCGTCACCATGTTTGGCGCGCGCCACGTGCACCCCGACGTCTCGGCGCGCATGGAGTACGCCGCGATCATCGGCGGCTGTGCAACCAGCGCGACGCCGGCCGGCGCGGCGCTGGCCGGCAAGGCCGCCGCCGGCACTATGCCGCACGCACTGGTACTGCTGATGGGCGACACGCTCGACGCCGCGCGCGCATTCGACGCCGCGATGGGCGCCGACGTGCCGCGCATCGTGCTGGTCGACACGTTCAAGGACGAGGCCGAGGAAGCGCTGCGCATCGCCGCCGCGATGGGCGAGCGGCTGTGGGGCGTGCGGCTCGACACGCCGTCGGAGCGCGGGCGTGTGACGCCCGAGCTGGTCAAAGAGGTGCGCGCGCGTCTCGATCAGGCCGGGCACCGCCGCGTCAAGCTCTTCGTCAGCGGCGGACTCGATCTGGCGCGCGTCCTGCTCCTTAAGTCGCAGGGCGCGCCGATTGACGGCTACGGCGTCGGGAGCGCGATCAGCGGCGCGCCCGCCATCGACTTCACCGGTGACATCAAAGAGATCGACGGGCAGCCGGTCGCCAAGCGCGGCCGCATCCCCGGCCTGTCCGACACGCCGCGCCTGCGGCGTATCACGCTCAACGGTTAG